A genomic window from Silene latifolia isolate original U9 population chromosome Y, ASM4854445v1, whole genome shotgun sequence includes:
- the LOC141626235 gene encoding uncharacterized protein LOC141626235 codes for MPTPPFPEALKDTRKKEHDNDVYETFRKCEVNIPLLELLKSVPKYAKFLKELCAIKRNNRLKGVKKVKVSEHVSAMFQQKSPTKCGDPGMFTIPCTIGDTKIHNAFLDLGASINVIPHSIYQLLKLGPMSKTNIVIQLADRSIVYRKGIVEDVLVMVDKLIFPTNFYVLDMEHDRQVASILLGRPFMKTAKTKIDVFSGSLTMEFDGQVVEYNIFDAMKFPTDDHSLCLYDVFEPLVQDTFDFDNPDEYQKLLS; via the coding sequence ATGCCCACACCACCTTTTCCTGAAGCATTAAAGGATACTCGCAAGAAGGAGCATGACAACGATGTTTACGAAACCTTTCGTAAATGTGAGGTAAATATTCCCCTTCTAGAGTTGCTAAAAAGTGTCCCTAAATATGCAAAGTTTTTAAAAGAACTTTGTGCTATTAAGAGGAATAATAGGCTTAAGGGAGTAAAAAAGGTAAAGGTAAGTGAACATGTCTCGGCAATGTTTCAACAAAAATCGCCCACTAAATGTGGAGACCCGGGAATGTTCACAATACCTTGCACTATTGGAGACACCAAAATTCATAACGCTTTTTTAGATTTGGGTGCCTCTATTAATGTAATTCCCCATTCCATCTATCAATTATTAAAACTTGGACCTATGAGTAAAACAAATATTGTCATTCAATTAGCGGATCGGTCCATTGTTTATCGAAAGGGAATAGTTGAGGATGTGTTAGTTATGGTAGATAAGTTGATTTTTCCTACTAACTTTTATGTGCTAGATATGGAGCATGATAGACAAGTTGCCTCTATACTGTTAGGGAGACCATTTATGAAAACTGCAAAAACTAAGATTGATGTTTTTAGCGGTTCTCTTACGATGGAGTTTGATGGTCAAGTGGTGGAGTATAATATTTTTGATGCTATGAAATTCCCCACTGATGACCATTCTTTATGTCTTTATGATGTGTTTGAGCCATTAGTGCAGGATACCTTTGATTTTGACAATCCAGATGAGTACCAAAAGCTACTAAGTTGA